The proteins below are encoded in one region of Paenarthrobacter ilicis:
- the infC gene encoding translation initiation factor IF-3, which produces MRLVGPAGEQVGIVRIEDALRLAAESDLDLVEVAPQAKPPVCKLMDFGKYKYEAAVKAREARKNQTNTVLKEIRFRLKIDKHDYETKRGHALRFLGAGDKVKAMIQFRGREQQRPEMGIRLLQRFAEDVAEVGVIESSPRIDGRNMVMVIGPLKNKAEAKAEARRATQRAEAKAQNEAKAATRVDTTGEQAPLTQSLADLLPEGFQVSEATEQQESAEAPVAEESAVQEAPAVEETPAAEEVPAVEEAPAAEEAPAPVAKEEPAAKKAPEAKAAPVAAAPAKAAPAKAAPAAKAAPAPAAPKPVVPAAAPKPAVPAAPKPVAKPAAPKPAARPAAPKAAPKPAARKTN; this is translated from the coding sequence GTGCGGTTGGTCGGCCCTGCCGGCGAACAGGTAGGAATTGTCCGCATCGAGGACGCACTGCGTCTTGCTGCCGAATCCGATCTCGATCTCGTTGAAGTTGCGCCGCAGGCCAAGCCCCCTGTTTGCAAGCTGATGGACTTCGGCAAGTACAAGTACGAGGCTGCCGTGAAGGCGCGCGAAGCCCGCAAGAACCAGACCAACACGGTTCTCAAGGAAATCCGCTTCCGCCTCAAGATCGACAAGCACGACTACGAGACCAAGCGTGGACACGCGCTTCGCTTCCTCGGCGCCGGTGACAAGGTCAAGGCCATGATCCAGTTCCGCGGCCGCGAGCAGCAGCGCCCCGAAATGGGTATCCGCCTTCTGCAGCGTTTTGCAGAGGACGTAGCTGAGGTGGGCGTTATCGAGTCCAGCCCCCGCATCGATGGCCGCAACATGGTCATGGTGATCGGTCCGCTGAAGAACAAGGCAGAAGCCAAGGCTGAAGCCCGCCGTGCAACACAGCGCGCAGAAGCCAAGGCGCAGAATGAAGCCAAGGCCGCCACGCGGGTGGACACCACAGGGGAGCAGGCCCCGCTGACGCAGAGCCTCGCGGACCTTCTCCCTGAGGGTTTCCAGGTCAGTGAAGCAACGGAGCAGCAGGAATCGGCCGAAGCGCCCGTGGCTGAAGAATCCGCAGTCCAGGAGGCTCCTGCAGTTGAGGAGACCCCGGCAGCGGAGGAAGTCCCGGCCGTTGAGGAAGCTCCCGCAGCTGAGGAAGCTCCGGCTCCCGTCGCCAAGGAAGAGCCTGCTGCAAAGAAGGCTCCCGAAGCGAAGGCTGCGCCTGTAGCCGCTGCCCCGGCGAAGGCTGCTCCCGCAAAGGCTGCACCGGCCGCAAAGGCGGCTCCCGCTCCTGCGGCTCCCAAGCCGGTTGTTCCGGCGGCCGCTCCCAAACCTGCAGTTCCCGCGGCTCCCAAGCCGGTAGCAAAGCCTGCAGCACCCAAGCCTGCTGCCCGGCCCGCTGCCCCCAAGGCCGCTCCCAAGCCTGCAGCACGCAAGACCAACTAG
- the rpmI gene encoding 50S ribosomal protein L35 — translation MPKMKTHSGAKKRFKLTGTGKLKRQQANRRHYLEHKSSTLTRRLAGDKIVFKGDAKVIKKMLGV, via the coding sequence ATGCCGAAGATGAAGACCCACAGCGGTGCTAAGAAGCGCTTCAAGCTGACCGGTACCGGCAAGCTGAAGCGTCAGCAGGCCAACCGCCGTCACTACCTGGAGCACAAGTCCTCCACGCTGACCCGTCGCCTCGCCGGCGACAAGATCGTCTTCAAGGGCGATGCCAAGGTCATCAAGAAGATGCTCGGCGTCTAA
- the rplT gene encoding 50S ribosomal protein L20, with protein sequence MARVKRAVNAHKKRRVVLERAKGYRGQRSRLYRKAKEQLLHSFVYSYGDRRKKKGDFRRLWIQRINAASRANGLTYNRLIQGLKAAEVEVDRRMLAELAVSDANAFAALVNVAKGALPADTSAPAKAEAAPKAAKVAPAAATATAVKAAVSEKPAIDGAVVADGDEAPEGHAIKGNAESKKYHVPGSTWYNTTAAEYWFATVEAAKAAGFEPAGGEARQQIKN encoded by the coding sequence GTGGCACGTGTGAAGCGGGCGGTAAACGCCCACAAGAAGCGCAGGGTTGTCCTCGAACGCGCAAAGGGTTACCGCGGTCAGCGTTCGCGCCTTTACCGTAAGGCCAAAGAGCAGCTGCTGCACTCGTTTGTGTACAGCTACGGCGACCGCCGCAAGAAGAAGGGCGATTTCCGTCGCCTCTGGATCCAGCGCATCAACGCTGCATCCCGCGCGAACGGCCTCACCTACAACCGTTTGATCCAGGGCCTGAAGGCCGCTGAGGTTGAGGTTGACCGCCGTATGCTCGCCGAACTCGCCGTCTCCGATGCCAACGCTTTCGCCGCTCTGGTGAACGTTGCCAAGGGCGCACTGCCGGCTGACACCTCCGCTCCGGCCAAGGCTGAAGCTGCTCCGAAGGCTGCCAAGGTTGCTCCCGCCGCCGCGACTGCCACGGCTGTCAAGGCTGCCGTTTCCGAGAAGCCCGCCATCGATGGCGCTGTTGTTGCCGATGGCGACGAAGCACCCGAGGGCCACGCCATCAAGGGCAACGCCGAGTCCAAGAAGTACCACGTTCCGGGTTCCACCTGGTACAACACCACCGCTGCCGAGTACTGGTTCGCCACAGTCGAGGCCGCAAAGGCGGCCGGCTTTGAGCCGGCAGGCGGCGAAGCCCGCCAGCAGATCAAGAACTAG